The following DNA comes from Entelurus aequoreus isolate RoL-2023_Sb linkage group LG19, RoL_Eaeq_v1.1, whole genome shotgun sequence.
AGGACTttaaaggactcgaaactcaaaatgcaggacttgggacttgacttgagactttccagtcttgactttggacttgactcgggacttgcctgtcttgactcgggacttgactggagacttgagggcaaagacttgagacttacttgtgacttgcaaaacaatgacttggtcccacctctgttaaATACacaaatagcacccgtaactgacacggcaCTTATTaatacagtgcgccttatggtcgccAAAACACggtagtggcttcgataacgggaaccacttctcaaaaagggattggaatccatggaatcggttcttttcttatcgaagcatcGGGAGAACGGGTTTTCCAACATCATCTGTAATTAGCATAACGACAGTAAAAAACAACTTCCCAGCACAAACGCAATGTTTGTATGGCACAAACAACCAGCATTTATTTGAATATTTGCAAAGACAAGAGGTGCAGCTTTGTCTCCAAGATGTTGACATTAGCTTAGCATAAATTGACCCACATTGAATTGCGTTTAGCCGTTTTAAATGTCAAATCTAAATCATACCCACATAATCATGACATGTGGCCCTATGTCAAAGATCAAGCAATGAAGGATGTTTTACTCAAGGATGGTCAATAAAAAACAATCTTTAATGAATCACGGCTCCTTTTCAACAAATCCACTCACTGCGTCAAAGTCAGCAACATTTGACGGTTGGCTTCATTCAGCAAGATGATACAGAagtccagtccagtccagtccagtctagtctagtctagtctagtccgGTGACGCTAAAACTTCTTCCCTTTCCTCAATCTGTTTTGGCGCCAAATGTTTTCCTTGCGGAGCCGCTTCCAGTACTCCCAGGTGTCTTCCTCCAGCTGGTGAAGCTGGCAGGCAGGTCCCAGGTTGATGTGGAAGAGCCTGGCAGAAGACGGCCAGGAGCGTCAGTGGGCAGTGGAAATAAGGAGGAAGAGGACTTCTTACCACTCTGGGTATTCTTCATGAGGCTTCAGTTTGGGGTCTTCTCCTTGCTTGTAGATGTTGGCCCCCACTGCATAAGTGGTCAGTCGCACTGGGTCGTTGCAGACTTCTGGTCCTTTCAGCTCATCCTTCACCAAACCTTTTCCTTTGCCTTTGGCCACTGGACCACCAACACTTTCATTATTGCAACACATTGATGGGCTTATAATGATCTCAAATGTCT
Coding sequences within:
- the mrpl54 gene encoding large ribosomal subunit protein mL54, producing the protein MSSHCLFGLALFTRHFANNALLTLRRNNPLNKLQACGYAKKVVAKGKGKGLVKDELKGPEVCNDPVRLTTYAVGANIYKQGEDPKLKPHEEYPEWLFHINLGPACQLHQLEEDTWEYWKRLRKENIWRQNRLRKGKKF